From one Ammospiza nelsoni isolate bAmmNel1 chromosome 14, bAmmNel1.pri, whole genome shotgun sequence genomic stretch:
- the PGPEP1L gene encoding pyroglutamyl-peptidase 1-like protein has product MIMLGTERQEDSTSWSTDIMDSNSNTVVVTGFGPFRQYLVNSSWEAVKELSKRGLGENIDLRIMQLPVIYQKAKEQVCKIWTTLQPLLTVHVGLASSTTALIILEQCGKNKGYQERDARGFHPEGACCMLGGPEKIESAINMKTLWKNVSVEGIDIILSRDAGRYICDYTYYTSLYYGNGRAAFIHVPPLSESVTAEFLGKALQTIILAMLEQCGQQREMDHKGKK; this is encoded by the exons ATGATAATGCTTGGAACTGAAAGACAAGAAGATTCCACCTCCTGGAGCACAGATATCATGGATTCAAATTCCAACACTGTGGTGGTGACTG gtttTGGTCCCTTCAGACAATACCTGGTTAATTCTAGCTGGGAAGCAGTGAAG GAGCTGTCCAAGAGAGGCCTCGGTGAAAACATTGATCTCCGGATCATGCAGCTGCCAGTGATTTACCAAAAAGCAAAGGAGCAAGTCTGCAAGATATGGACAACTCTTCAGCCACTG CTTACAGTTCACGTTGGGCTGGCTTCGTCCACCACAGCACTCATCATCCTGGAGCAGTGTGGGAAGAACAAAGGCTACCAGGAGAGGGATGCTCGTGGCTTTCACCCAGAAGGTGCCTGCTGCATGCTAGGTGGCCCAGAAAAGATTGAATCTGCAATTAATATGAAGACTCTCTGGAAAAACGTCTCAGTGGAAGGGATTGATATCATCCTTTCCAGAGATGCAGGAAG GTACATCTGTGATTACACCTACTACACTTCTCTGTATTATGGCAATGGAAGAGCTGCTTTCATCCACGTCCCTCCATTATCTGAGTCGGTAACAGCAGAATTTCTAGGAAAAGCATTACAAACCATTATCTTAGCAATGTTAGAACAGTGTGGGCAACAAAGAGAGATGGatcacaaagggaaaaaatga